From the Candidatus Aminicenantes bacterium genome, the window ATTAAGTCCTCGGGAGTCTCCATCTCGGTTGTCTCAGGTCGATTCCGGTTCAGGAGAAGCCCGCGCAGACGCGCCGTTCGAAAATGCTCCCGGCATCGGTTGCGGGTCAGGACGATGAGCCAACGGCCTAAGTGTTCGATGTCGTAGAAAGATCCGGCTCTCTCCCAAGCGCGGCAAGAGACGTCCTGGGCCAGTTCCTCGGCCTCGACAGGATTCCGGGTGTAGCCGAGACAGATCAAGAAAATCTGCTCCCGCCGCGTCGCAAGCTCTTTGGCCAGAAAAGCACGATCGGAGCCCCCAGCCTCGATTAAAGGACGT encodes:
- a CDS encoding sigma-70 family RNA polymerase sigma factor, with translation MRTERPLIEAGGSDRAFLAKELATRREQIFLICLGYTRNPVEAEELAQDVSCRAWERAGSFYDIEHLGRWLIVLTRNRCREHFRTARLRGLLLNRNRPETTEMETPEDLIVRTEMVQSVKSAVSRLPEKLRSVLVLREYGELSYREIAEVLDLDLGTVMSRLSRARGIVLRLARLVSIGREYEPNPR